The DNA region AATGCATTCTTTGGCGCCGAACAAAGCGCTGGAGATATAAGATATGTTGTCAAAAGCAATTTTCATTAGCCACGCGGTAGCTAACAAGGGACTTGCGGATAAACTGGTAGACCTGTTAGAAACAGGAATTGGGATATCTGATTCTGATATTTTTTGTTCTTCTTTGGAGGGTCTTGGTATACCTAGCGGTACTAATTTTGTTGATTTCATACGTAAACAAATCAGCGAGCCCAAAGCAGTAATTCTCCTTCTTACACCTGAATATTTTAGTAGTAGTTTTTGTTTATGCGAATTGGGTGCATCTTGGATTCTTTCACACAAAATTATTCCTCTGTTGGTACCGCCGTTAGAATACCACGATGTTAAAGCCGTTCTAACTGGAGTCCAAGTCCTCAAAATTGAAAGGAAATCTGATTTAAATGAAATGCAGAACGAAATAACTCTCGCTCTTAATAAAAAGGGGAAGCCTTTCGCGCGTTGGGAAGTCAAGCGCGATAAGTTCTTGGAAGAATTATCTGGTTATTTGAATTCTTGCATTCCGTTAAAAAGTATATCAAAGAAAGATTTTGAGATC from Pseudomonadota bacterium includes:
- a CDS encoding toll/interleukin-1 receptor domain-containing protein; this encodes MLSKAIFISHAVANKGLADKLVDLLETGIGISDSDIFCSSLEGLGIPSGTNFVDFIRKQISEPKAVILLLTPEYFSSSFCLCELGASWILSHKIIPLLVPPLEYHDVKAVLTGVQVLKIERKSDLNEMQNEITLALNKKGKPFARWEVKRDKFLEELSGYLNSCIPLKSISKKDFEIIESKYKEAVEEIKSMEEEINQKDVLIDNLKQAKDSNAVKQIVYESIDSKDQFEELIKGAKKALEPLPPIVCEALYYHFRDERLPWPGFGGDYERDQIKHAVEQDFLEDRDDGVDVWSCPYQTGHPSILFNSLLYSLGDFIFNPLWG